A genomic window from Pyxicephalus adspersus chromosome 2, UCB_Pads_2.0, whole genome shotgun sequence includes:
- the LOC140323238 gene encoding rho crystallin, producing MNFTKETRVTLNDGNMMPILGLGTYAAPDVPKSLAEDAVKVAIDLGYRHIDGAFITGNEMQIGNAIRCKIAEGVIKREDLFYTGKLWCTYFSPEMVRKGLERSLRDMGLDYLDLFLMHWPVSLKPTGAADPSDTDKPFIYDNVDFCATWEALEACKDAGLVKSLGVSNFNRRQLERLLNKPGLKYKPVCNQVECHIYLNQNKLHSYCKSKDIVVVAYSVLGSHRDKNWVDLSLPVLLDDPILNKIAAKYNRSSAEVAMRFILQKGIVVLAKSFSPARIRQNLGVFEFELKPEDMKTLDSLDRNLHYGPFKEVKQHPEYPFHDEY from the exons ATGAATTTCACCAAGGAAACCCGTGTCACCCTCAATGATGGCAATATGATGCCAATCCTAGGATTGGGCACGTATGCAGCTCCTGAT GTGCCTAAAAGTCTTGCGGAGGATGCCGTGAAAGTTGCTATCGATCTGGGTTACCGTCACATTGATGGTGCCTTCATCACCGGCAATGAGATGCAAATTGGTAATGCCATTCGCTGCAAGATCGCTGAGGGAGTAATCAAGAGGGAAGATCTCTTCTACACGGGAAAG CTATGGTGTACATACTTTTCCCCTGAAATGGTACGCAAAGGCCTAGAGAGGTCTCTGAGGGATATGGGATTGGATTATCTGGACCTCTTCCTTATGCACTGGCCTGTATCCCTCAAG CCTACTGGAGCAGCTGATCCCTCCGATACGGACAAGCCATTCATCTATGATAATGTTGACTTTTGTGCTACATGGGAG GCACTTGAGGCATGCAAAGATGCAGGTTTGGTAAAATCCCTCGGTGTGTCAAACTTTAACCGCAGGCAGCTGGAACGACTTCTGAATAAACCAGGACTGAAGTACAAGCCAGTCTGCAACCAG GTGGAGtgtcatatatatttaaaccaaaacaaacttCACTCCTACTGCAAATCCAAGGATATCGTTGTGGTGGCTTACAGCGTCCTAGGCTCACACAGAGACAAGAATTG GGTGGACCTGAGCCTACCAGTTCTGCTTGATGATCCAATTTTGAATAAAATTGCTGCTAAGTACAATCGTTCCTCTGCAGAGGTCGCCATGCGCTTCATTCTCCAGAAGGGAATTGTGGTCTTGGCCAAAAGCTTTAGCCCTGCTCGTATCAGGCAAAACCTTGGG GTCTTTGAGTTTGAATTAAAACCAGAAGACATGAAAACCCTTGATAGCCTAGACAGAAACCTTCATTATGGACCCTTCAAAGA GGTTAAACAGCACCCAGAATACCCTTTCCATGATGAGTACTGA